From the Salipiger sp. CCB-MM3 genome, the window GCCCGCGCGGCGTGATGATGCTGGCGCAGACCGAGCACGAGCTGCGCGGCTATCAGCGCACGGTTCACGCCAACCGACTGCAGAACATCGAGACCGAGATGATCGGCCCGCGCGAGGTGAAACGCCTGTGTCCGATCATGAACATCGACGGGCCGCGCTATCCGGTGCTGGGCGCGCTCTGGCAGGCGCGCGGCGGCACGGCACGCCACGATGCGGTGGCCTGGGGCTATGCGCGGGCCTGCTCGGACATGGGCATGGACATCGTGCAGAATTGCGAGGTGACCGGCATCCGCTCGGAGGGGGGCAAGGTGCAGGGCGTCAGCACCACCCGCGGCGAGATCGACTGCGACAAGCTTGGCATTGTGGTGGCGGGCCATTCCGGCGTTCTGGCCGAGAAGGCGGGCTTCCGGTTGCCAATCGAGTCGGTGGCGCTGCAGGCGCTGGTCTCCGAGCCGATCAAACCCTGCATGGATGTGGTGGTCATGGCCAATACGGTGCACGGCTATATGAGCCAGTCGGACAAGGGCGAGATGGTGATCGGCGGCGGTACCGACGGCTTCGTCAACTACACCCAGCGCGGCAGCTTCCAGCATATCGAAGAAACCGTGCGGGCGCTCACCGAGACCTTCCCGATGATCAGCCGCCTCAAGATGCTGCGGCAATGGGGCGGCATCGTCGATGTGACCGGCGACCGCTCGCCGATCCTGTCGAAGACCCCGCTGGAGAATTGCTTCCTCAACTGCGGCTGGGGCACCGGCGGCTTCAAGGCGATCCCCGGCTCGGGCTGGGGCTTTGCCGAACTGATGGCCAAGGGGCACTCATCTCTCACCGCCGAGTTCGGGCTGGACCGGTTCCGCGAAGGCCGGTTCATCGACGAAAGCGTGGCGGCGGGGGTGGCCCATTGAGTGCCGCCACGAGCCCCTTCAGAGGCGCCGCTACCCGCGCCTCAGCGGCCGAGCGCGCTGCGCGGCAGGGTGACGGGCAGGGGCGCGGCCAGCCCCATCAGCCCGGTCTGCGCGCCTTGGCCCGCGTTGCAGGGCGGGTGCCAGCTGTCGATGAACTCGCGGGCGATCATCTGCCGGTCCTCGGGGCGCGACAGCGCCACGGCACCCACGGTGTCGAACCCCATTTCGGCGGCGCGGGACCACGGGCCGTTCTCGCGCTTGTCGGCCTCGAGCTGCGCGCCAAGCGCCTCGGCGTCGCCCACATAGAGGATCTGCGCCTGCACGGCGCGCCCCTCGGGCAGGCGCATCAGAAGATACACCGCGCCTTCGTCGGCAAAGGCGGTGTCGGCGGTGAAAAGCTCAACCGGGTAGCGGCGACCGCGATGGCTGGTCAGGGTCAGTGTCAGAAGTCTGCTCATGGGGCCTCCTTGCGTGGCTTCTTGTCTTCCGGTTCGGGCCGGCGTTTCCTCACGGTAGGTCGGGGCGGTGACCAATCATTGACCAAGCGCAACGCAGCGCTGAATTCCGCGTGTATCCAGCGTGTACGCCCGCAAATCAGGCGCGCGCAGGGGGGAGGTGCCCGCACGATGAGCGGAAAATGGATCATTGCCGCATTGCAGCGGAACGGAACCGCCCGGCTGCGCGTTGCGGTCACGCAACGCAGCACCCAAGGAGAGCGCCCATGGCAGGCCACGCCACGCCGCATGACACACCCGCGGCAGAGGCCCGCGCCGCAGATCGCGCAACTGGCCGGGACGCTCCCCGCAAGAGCCGCTCATCGGCGCGCAGTGGCCTCGTGGCGCTGCTCTCCCTGCTTCTGGGCGTGGCGCTCGTGGTCATTGCCGTTGTCCTCTGGGCGCTCTTTGGGGCCGGACCAGAGGCGGGTGCAGGCGACCAAAGCAGCGCTGCCGCCAGCGCCGACAGCCAAAGCCTTGTGGAAGCGGTCGAAGGCGAAAGCGGCACGCTTCAGGACACCGCCGAGCCGCCCGCCGCTGCGGACTGACGGCACCGCTCTTCCTCCGATCCGCCAAATTCCCGCCCCCGCCGCTCCGGCGGGCTGGCGGCGCTCTGCCATGCCCCTGTCTTCCCCAAGCAAAGGAGAGGTCGCATGCTGATCCTCACCTGTCCCTGCTGCGGCCTCGAGGCTGCAGAGATCGAACTCGCCCCCGGAGGCGAGGCGCATTTGCGGCGCGAGGGCCCCGGCAGCTCCGATGCCGAACTTGAGGCCTATCTCTTCAACCGCCACGCGGCGAAAGGCCCGGTGCTGGAACGCTGGCGCCACGCCTATGGCTGCGGCAAGTGGTTCCTTGCGGCGCGCGACAGCGTGACGATGGAGGTCTACGGCACCTACAGCGCCCGCGCGCCCGAACCGCCCGAAGAGATCCTCGCGCGGATCCGCGCCCGCCACCCGGACTGGCAGGTGCCCGCATGAGCTTTCACCTTTCGGCAAATACTCCCGCCGGAGGCTCCGGCGCGTTCCAGACAGCGAGGCACCGCATATGAGCACCCGTCTGGCCAAGGGCGGTCGTTTCATCGACCGCTCCAAGAGCATCCGCTTCACCTTCGATGGCACATCGATGAGTGCCTATCCCGGCGACACGCTGGCCTCGGCGCTCATCGCCAACGACCGGCTGCTGATGGGGCGCAGCTTCAAATACCACCGCCCGCGCGGGGTCATCGCCTCGGGGGCGGAAGAGCCGAACGCGCTGGTCGGGCTTGGCACCGGCCCGCGCTTCGAGCCGAACCAGCGCGCCACGACCACCGAAGTCTTTGACGGGCTCACCGCCGAAAGCCAGAACCGCTGGCCCAGCCTCGAGCATGACATCGGCGCGGTGAATGCGGCGCTCTCGCGTTTTCTGCCCGCGGGGTTCTACTACAAGACCTTCCTCTGGCCGCGCGCCTTCTGGAAGCATCTCTACGAGCCGGTCATCCGCCGCGCCGCCGGACTCGGCAAGGCGCCGCATCCGGAAAGCCGCGACGCCGATGGGTACGAGCATTTCCATGTCCACACCGACGTGCTTGTGGTCGGCGGCGGCATCGCGGGGCTGCAGGCCGCCAAGACCGCCGCGCGGGCCGGGGCCGAGGTGTTGCTGATCGAACAATCGCCGCATTGGGGCGGGCGGGCGCCGGTCGATGGCGGAACGATCGACGGCATGACGCCCGAGGCGTGGGTCGAGGCGACTCTGGCCGAGCTTGACGCGCTGCCGAACCTGCGCCGCGTCGCGCGCTGCATGGGCGCGGCGGTGCAGGATCATGGCTATGTGCTTGGCTACGAGCGGCTGACCGATCACGCGCCGGGCGCGGCGGGTCCGCGTCACCGGCTCTGGCGGATCCGCGCCAAGCGCATCATCACCGCCACCGGCGCGATCGAGCGACCGCTGAGCTTTGCGGGCAATGACGTACCGGGGGTGATGCTGGCCTCGGCGATGCGCGACTATGTGGTCAACTATGGCGTCA encodes:
- a CDS encoding sarcosine oxidase subunit beta family protein, which encodes MKRYSVFAIAREAARYHTGWARAWRKPEPKRRYSVVIIGAGGHGLATAYYLGKNFGITDVAILEKGWLGGGNTGRNTTIIRSNYLQDPSAAIYEKARSLYEGLSQDLNYNVMFSPRGVMMLAQTEHELRGYQRTVHANRLQNIETEMIGPREVKRLCPIMNIDGPRYPVLGALWQARGGTARHDAVAWGYARACSDMGMDIVQNCEVTGIRSEGGKVQGVSTTRGEIDCDKLGIVVAGHSGVLAEKAGFRLPIESVALQALVSEPIKPCMDVVVMANTVHGYMSQSDKGEMVIGGGTDGFVNYTQRGSFQHIEETVRALTETFPMISRLKMLRQWGGIVDVTGDRSPILSKTPLENCFLNCGWGTGGFKAIPGSGWGFAELMAKGHSSLTAEFGLDRFREGRFIDESVAAGVAH
- a CDS encoding sarcosine oxidase subunit delta; its protein translation is MLILTCPCCGLEAAEIELAPGGEAHLRREGPGSSDAELEAYLFNRHAAKGPVLERWRHAYGCGKWFLAARDSVTMEVYGTYSARAPEPPEEILARIRARHPDWQVPA